The following proteins are co-located in the Osmia lignaria lignaria isolate PbOS001 chromosome 12, iyOsmLign1, whole genome shotgun sequence genome:
- the KrT95D gene encoding phosphofurin acidic cluster sorting protein KrT95D isoform X2: MAERTKTTAPATRPVPMKLFATWEVDRTAPNCIPRLCSLTLTRLIILRPLGSDLTSISIAVKMQSSKRTLRSNEMAIPTSGMLDTELELQFALQYPHFLKRDGNKLLILLQRRKRYKNRTMLGYKTLAEGVINMAQVLQKQMDLELELVSDKAEKYGGHSVALARVTVIALTSQPVDQDKRLMNDPNERLCPEYSDEEEEFSSEGEAEGSDSEPTLEMHRRKSRAKIPANARQRNLKQKFIALLKRRFRVSEDLDQDQEEIGQKLSESLTQYAGFVKGGDMEIEELFDELEDLSDSGPELDTMSVSSTPKPSLRPFFSSSRSLLAPPHSVTNEETGSTPTTAVGHQSAGQPAKEKHRIGHTTPERGVDRQSDDSSRRADSDSHPENWTDHEANDPPNYVPGSPPKSEHHNKSESSDRRSRLFTRDRGAPGSNKSKKHNLSVDLKPPADLNSSEPRKALVEQLSRVLPDDSLPDSVSLVSLADPGGAVLATRLQERNHRVLTTASPADIRATFTCLVTRIQKFCNSSAKPPAPIKVVIAGGDSFVNAVLRYYVDQLSFRPPDWQNYLKFLVVPLGSNTLSKYLGSIDTKYSMLFGEEWKELLEREGGGVSEGAARVSEYLAAAGTTLLLPIAEAMVTYRETDDSSQIFIPFINDVRVGCPDSSSSASVDLEESNVTMSGSPPSLPPPGLPVPPPGRLTPPSSPNVGQPSREGWEPVELQLDYWSKQTQGEKGKNTLRQAFRALHVQRLPPFGETPGHHLSMNYTTKEKKQKIMRLGKKKEKEKENEPKSQTVEGVTRLICSAKTHNIPLRVSIDGTERYGVKFFQLSAQWQTHIKTFPIALLEYSSQQQVPNPT; the protein is encoded by the exons ATGGCGGAGCGTACGAAGACGACAGCCCCGGCCACCCGGCCCGTTCCCATGAAGCTGTTTGCCACTTGGGAAGTGGATCGCACAGCACCGAACTGTATACCCAG GCTGTGCTCTTTGACCCTGACCCGACTGATAATTCTACGGCCATTAGGTTCCGATTTAACTTCCATCAGCATCGCCGTGAAGATGCAAAGCTCGAAGAGGACCCTTCGCTCGAACGAGATGGCCATACCAACTAGTGGCATGCTGGATACAGAACTAGAGCTTCAATTTGCCCTACAGTACCCCCATTTTCTCAAGAGAGACGGAAACAAACTTTTGATACTGTTGCAAAGGAGAAAACGATATAAAAATCGTACGATGCTCGGATACAAGACCCTTGCTGAAGGAGTCATCAATATGGCTCAA GTGCTACAAAAGCAAATGGACTTGGAACTCGAACTGGTGTCAGACAAGGCTGAAAAGTACGGTGGTCATTCGGTCGCTTTAGCTCGTGTGACCGTGATCGCACTGACCTCTCAGCCGGTCGACCAGGACAAAAGACTGATGAATGACCCGAACGAAAGGCTTTGCCCGGAGTACAGCGACGAAGAGGAGGAATTCAGCTCGGAAGGCGAGGCAGAAGGTAGCGACAGCGAGCCGACTCTCGAGATGCATAGGCGAAAGAGCCGAGCGAAGATTCCAGCGAATGCCAGG CAAAGAAATCTGAAGCAAAAGTTTATAGCCCTTCTGAAACGACGGTTCAGAGTATCCGAGGATCTGGATCAGGATCAAGAAGAGATCGGTCAGAAGCTTTCAG AGTCGTTAACCCAGTACGCTGGATTTGTTAAAGGCGGAGACATGGAGATCGAGGAATTGTTCGACGAACTCGAAGATTTGTCAGATAGCGGTCCAGAATTGGACACCATGTCCGTCAGTAGCACACCTAAACCATCCTTACGACCTTTCTTCAGCTCTAGTAGATCGCTTCTCGCGCCTCCTCATTCCG TTACCAACGAGGAGACCGGAAGCACTCCTACGACAGCCGTAGGTCACCAGAGCGCAGGTCAGCCAGCTAAAGAGAAACATCGTATCGGACACACCACTCCAG AACGTGGCGTGGATAGGCAAAGCGATGATAGCTCCCGACGCGCGGACAGCGATTCACACCCCGAAAATTGGACAGATCACGAGGCGAACGATCCACCGAATTATGTTCCTGGCTCCCCGCCGAAATCGGAGCATCACAATAAGAGCGAGAGTTCCGACAGACGGAGCAGACTTTTTACTCGCGACAGAGGTGCACCGGGTAGTAATAAGTCGAAAAAACACAACCTGAGCGTTGATTTAAAGCCACCCGCCGACTTGAATAGCTCCGAG CCAAGGAAGGCGTTAGTCGAGCAATTAAGTCGGGTTTTACCGGATGACAGTTTGCCAGACTCGGTATCGCTGGTCTCGTTAGCTGATCCTGGCGGAGCTGTGCTTGCCACGAGACTTCAGGAAAGAAACCACAGAGTACTGACAACCGCTTCTCCAGCGGACATTCGTGCCACGTTCACGTGCTTGGTCACGCGAATACAAAAATT TTGTAACAGCTCCGCAAAGCCGCCGGCGCCCATCAAAGTGGTGATCGCAGGTGGCGATAGTTTTGTAAACGCGGTTCTGCGTTATTACGTGGACCAGCTCAGCTTTCGACCGCCAGATTGGCAAAATTATCTGAAATTTCTGGTCGTGCCGCTCGGTTCCAATACGCTATCTAAATATCTCGGTTCGATAGACACAAAGTACTCTATGCTTTTCGGCGAGGAATGGAAGGAATTGCTCGAGAGGGAAGGAGGTGGCGTGAGCGAGGGTGCCGCCAGGGTGTCGGAGTATTTAGCAGCCGCTGGTACGACTTTACTGCTACCAATTGCTGAAGCCATGGTCACCTACAG AGAGACAGACGACAGCAGCCAAATATTCATCCCGTTCATAAACGACGTTCGAGTAGGCTGTCCAGATAGCAGTTCCTCAGCATCGGTAGATCTCGAGGAAAGTAACGTTACCATGTCTGGTTCTCCACCGTCGTTACCACCCCCGGGATTACCTGTTCCACCTCCTGGTCGATTAACACCACCCAGCAGTCCCAATGTTGGTCAACCTTCGAGAGAAGGCTGGGAACCAGTCGAGTTACAACTTGATTACTGGAGCAAACAGACCCAAGGTGAAAAAGGCAAGAACACGTTGAGACAAGCGTTCAGAGCCTTACACGTTCAGAGACTTCCACCATTCGGAGAAACGCCTGGTCATCATCTGTCCATGAATTACACCACCAAGGAGAAGAAACAGAAAA TAATGAGACTgggcaaaaagaaagaaaaggaaaaggaaaatgagCCAAAGAGTCAGACAGTCGAAGGCGTGACGCGACTTATATGTTCCGCGAAAACTCACAACATTCCATTAAGAG TGAGCATCGACGGTACCGAGCGGTACGGTGTGAAATTCTTCCAACTATCAGCGCAATGGCAAACGCACATCAAGACATTTCCGATAGCTTTGTTGGAATACAGTTCTCAACAACAAGTTCCCAATCCTACGTAA